A window of the Euwallacea similis isolate ESF13 chromosome 20, ESF131.1, whole genome shotgun sequence genome harbors these coding sequences:
- the LOC136415506 gene encoding ubiquitin-conjugating enzyme E2 W, with protein MSAMSPSERRLQKELMSLIKDPPPGVSVDTEQAEQNLLLWTIHMEGAIGTLYEGESFQLQFKFSNKYPFDSPEVIFVGNNIPVHPHVYSNGHICLSILTDDWSPALSVQSVCLSIVSMLSSCKEKQRPPDNALYVKTCSKNPKKTKWWYHDDSV; from the exons ATGAGTGCCATGTCACCATCGGAG AGACGTTTACAAAAAGAACTGATGTCCCTCATTAAAGACCCCCCTCCGGGGGTGTCTGTGGACACTGAACAGGCAGAGCAAAATCTTCTatt GTGGACGATTCACATGGAGGGTGCTATAGGAACGCTCTATGAAGGCGAGAGCTTCCAGCTCCAATTCAAATTTAGCAATAAATACCCGTTTGATTCTCCTGAGGTGATATTTGTGGGCAATAACATACCTGTGCATCCTCATGTGTACAGCAATGGACACATATGCTTGTCGATTCTAACTGATGATTGGTCTCCTGCCTTGTCTGTTCAGTCAGTGTGCCTGTCCATTGTGTCAATGCTCAGTAGTTGTAAGGAGAAG CAACGTCCACCAGACAATGCTTTGTATGTTAAGACTTGCagtaaaaatccaaagaagACGAAATGGTGGTACCATG ATGACTCAGTTTAA
- the Mccc1 gene encoding methylcrotonoyl-CoA carboxylase subunit alpha, mitochondrial: MNFLPLFTLKRPLVPTFSCPARLKSTIDKILIANRGEIACRIIKTARKLGIQTVAVYSEVDRDSLHVALANEAYNIGPAPAAQSYLVGSKLVSLAKSARCQAIHPGYGFLSENAEFAEACHGENITFIGPPASAIRDMGIKSTSKRIMHQAGVPIIGGYHGEDQSNENLRVEARKIGYPIMIKAVKGGGGKGMRIVHREEDFEQALESARTESQKSFGDSAVLLEKYLEETRHVEVQVFADSHGNAVHLYERDCSVQRRHQKIIEEAPAPGLPGDLRTQLGTAAVRAAKAVGYVGAGTVEFILDKKNLAFHFMEMNTRLQVEHPITEMITGIDLVDWQIKIASGEELPVKQEDIPLRGHAFEARIYAENPMAEFLPGAGKLEFLSPPKVDSDVRVETGVREGDEVSIHYDPMIAKLVVWGQNRQESLTKLSAKLLEYNIGGLETNINFLLQLVNHPEFQVANVYTDFIKDHQEVLLKSYKPAKEDLILASVALILEEKSHETDQYNPFVAESNFRLNHLYERKLKFTFKEENFCSIVKFTHSKGNYEISCDEGQTWDLVSASFNPIEHTLNCCINGHRTQTKIFKNQEDLAVFGVKGKVEFGIPSSNYNLEEENSDLDISNRAVAPMPGVLDKLFVKAGDLVQKGDPLFVLIAMKMEYLVKASKEAKIANVPFKVGENVPKDATIVQFETVS; the protein is encoded by the exons ATGAACTTTCTTCCGTTATTTACCCTAAAACGCCCATTGGTGCCCACGTTCTCTTGCCCCGCGAGATTAAAATCGACCATAGACAAAATTCTGATTGCAAATAGAGGTGAAATTGCCTGCCGAATTATCAAGACTGCTCGGAAATTGGGCATTCAAACTGTGGCGGTCTACAGTGAAGTGGATCGAGATTCGCTGCACGTGGCCCTTGCAAATGAGGCCTACAACATCGGACCAGCACCAGCCGCACAGAGCTATCTCGTGGGGAGTAAACTGGTAAGCCTGGCCAAGTCAGCGAGGTGCCAGGCGATACATCCGGGCTATGGATTCTTGTCAGAAAACGCGGAATTTGCTGAGGCTTGCCACGGCGAAAACATCACTTTCATAGGGCCTCCGGCTTCGGCAATCCGAGATATGGGAATCAAGAGCACCTCCAAGCGCATCATGCACCAAGCTGGGGTGCCCATTATTGGAGGGTACCATGGAGAAGACCAAAGCAATGAGAATCTCAGGGTGGAAGCTCGAAAAATCGGATATCCGATCATGATCAAAGCAGTCAAAGGAGGGGGAGGCAAAGGTATGAGAATTGTTCATCGAGAGGAAGACTTTGAGCAGGCCTTGGAGTCTGCTCGAACTGAATCACAGAAATCTTTCGGGGACTCTGCGGTGCTACTGGAGAAATACCTCGAGGAGACTCGTCATGTGGAGGTACAAGTGTTTGCGGACTCTCACGGCAACGCTGTGCATCTCTACGAAAGAGACTGCTCAGTGCAACGAAGAcatcaaaaaataatcgaaGAAGCCCCGGCTCCAGGCCTGCCCGGCGATTTACGCACCCAGCTGGGGACTGCAGCGGTACGAGCGGCTAAAGCTGTGGGTTACGTTGGAGCTGGGACTGTGGAGTTCATCCTCGATAAGAAAAATCTAGCATTCCACTTCATGGAAATGAACACGAGGCTCCAGGTGGAACACCCGATAACTGAGATGATCACCGGGATTGATCTGGTGGATTGGCAAATCAAGATTGCTTCTGGTGAGGAATTACCGGTAAAACAGGAAGATATCCCTTTGAGGGGGCATGCATTTGAGGCGAGAATCTACGCTGAAAACCCCATGGCCGAGTTCTTGCCTGGGGCTGGGAAACTGGAGTTTCTGAGCCCCCCCAAAGTAGATAGCGACGTACGAGTGGAGACTG GAGTCAGAGAAGGGGACGAGGTGTCCATCCACTACGATCCAATGATCGCCAAACTTGTGGTTTGGGGTCAAAACCGGCAAGAGTCCCTTACGAAACTAAGTGCAAAATTGCTTGAATACAATATTGGCGGCCTAGAAACTAACATCAACTTTTTGCTACAGCTAGTCAACCACCCAGAATTTCAAGTGGCCAATGTGTACACAGATTTCATAAAGGATCATCAagaggttttattaaaatcctaTAAGCCAGCCAAAGAGGACCTAATATTGGCATCTGTGGCCTtaattttggaagaaaaatcTCATGAAACTGATCAATATAATCCATTTGTTGCGGAGTCAAACTTTCGATTAAACCACCTGTATGAGAGGAAGttaaaattcacatttaaaGAGGAGAATTTTTGCAGCATTGTCAAATTCACACACTCCAAAGGCAACTACGAAATTTCCTGTGATGAAGGACAAACATGGGACTTGGTATCGGCATCTTTCAACCCTATAGAGCATACACTAAATTGCTGCATTAATGGACATAGGACTCAgacaaaaatcttcaaaaatcaGGAAGATCTTGCAGTTTTTGGTGTTAAGGGCAAAGTGGAATTTGGAATCCCTTCAAGTAATTACAATTTAGAAGAGGAAAACTCAGATTTAGATATCAGCAATAGAGCTGTGGCTCCTATGCCAGGAGTTTTAGACAAGCTGTTTGTAAAAGCTGGAGATTTAGTGCAAAAGGGGGACCCCTTGTTTGTGTTAATAGCAATGAAAATGGAGTACCTAGTCAAAGCTTCAAAAGAGGCTAAAATCGCTAATGTTCCATTTAAAGTAGGAGAGAATGTACCAAAAGATGCTACAATAGTTCAATTTGAAACTGTAtcttaa
- the vnc gene encoding N-alpha-acetyltransferase 10 — MNIRCARPEDLMNMQHCNLLCLPENYQMKYYFYHGLSWPQLSYVAEDENGKIVGYVLAKMEEDQEDLKHGHITSLAVKRSHRRLGLAQKLMDQASEAMVECFDAKYVSLHVRKSNRAALNLYKNSLKFETVEIEPKYYADGEDAYSMRRDLSEFSKNAREPSAKGDQKSEE; from the exons ATGAATATTCGATGTGCCAGACCCGAGGACCTTATGAACATGCAACATTGCAATTTGCTATGTTTGCCTGAGAACTATCAGATGAAATACTACTTTTATCACGGGTTAAGTTGGCCACAATTGAGCTATGTGGCCGAGGATGAAAATG GGAAAATAGTGGGCTACGTCTTGGCAAAAATGGAAGAAGACCAGGAAGACTTGAAACACGGCCATATCACGTCGCTCGCGGTGAAACGCTCTCACAGGCGCCTGGGCCTTGCTCAGAAGCTAATGGACCAAGCCTCCGAAGCCATGGTGGAATGCTTCGACGCCAAATACGTGTCCTTACACGTGAGGAAAAGCAACAGGGCCGCCCTTAACCTTTACAAGAACTCTCTCAAGTTTGAAACCGTGGAAATCGAACCGAAATATTACGCAGACGGCGAGGACGCTTATTCGATGAGAAGGGATTTGTCCGAGTTCTCCAAGAACGCCAGGGAGCCGAGTGCGAAAGGCGACCAAAAAAGCGAGGAataa
- the LOC136415596 gene encoding pyrimidodiazepine synthase-like isoform X2 yields MSSSHLSKGSVEPPRQDGLLRLFSMQLCPFAHRVKLVLKAKQIPHDIVNINLMNFLLQYKLTDLGKVPALVHGEKVVVESLDICDYLDENFPENPLYPVEPALKQKDKEVIQKISTAVEAFNKCLFGNEVHTPDEAVTVLLEALQPLNDELSNRGTAFFGGDKPKMVDYMFWPWAERVGSIALKFEQKLPFLDNHIPVLLKWRKDMRNDPAVTELYVGPKAFWKVAECKIRNEIPDYDSILCA; encoded by the exons ATGTCCTCCAGCCACTTATCTAAAG GTTCTGTGGAACCTCCAAGGCAAGATGGGCTGTTGCGGCTCTTCTCTATGCAGTTATGCCCTTTCGCTCACCGCGTCAAATTGGTCTTGAAAGCTAAGCAAATCCCCCATGATATAGTCAACATCAACTTAATG AACTTCCTgttgcaatacaaactcaCTGATTTAGGTAAAGTGCCGGCCTTAGTTCATGGTGAGAAGGTGGTGGTAGAAAGCCTGGATATATGCGACTATTTAGACGAGAACTTTCCGGAAAATCCCTTGTATCCAGTGGAGCCagctttgaaacaaaaggaTAAAGAGGTTATTCAGAAAATAAGCACAGCTGTTGAAGCTTTCAATAAATGCCTTTTTGGGAATGAGGTTCACACACCCGATGAAGCAGTCACAGTATTACTTGAAGCATTACAGCCTTTGAATGATGAACTTTCAAACAGAGGTACTGCATTTTTTGGAGGTGACAAGCCTAAGATG GTTGATTATATGTTTTGGCCTTGGGCAGAAAGGGTGGGCAGCATTGCCTTAAAATTCGAGCAAAAACTGCCCTTCTTAGATAACCACATTCCAGTTTTGCTTAAATGGAGGAAGGACATGCGCAATGATCCAGCAGTTACAGAACTCTATGTTGGACCTAAGGCATTTTGGAAGGTAGCTGAGTGTAAAATTCGGAATGAGATCCCTGATTATGATTCAATTTTGTGTGCCTAA
- the aurB gene encoding aurora kinase B has translation MGDINHQVDKYMKTLKVPSELLASTRDYVKKAMEHPAYNNDDYPWSLNDFDIGTKLGEGKFGKVYLAKEKKTDFLVALKTLIKKELVKNKVERQVLREIEIQSNLKHPNILQLLTWFHDSHRIYLVLEYGGKGELYNHLKAAPNGRFDEETAAKYVYQVADGLEYCHQNNVIHRDIKPENLILTITGDVKVADFGWSVHTQSMNRKTMCGTLDYLAPEMVDGKRYKHFVDYWCLGILCYEFLHGYPPFESKEPNDTYKRIRNRDLKYERFISVGARDLIDRLVVIDGKERLNLKGVMTHPWIEEKYKRKL, from the exons ATGGGAGACATCAATCATCAGGTCGACAAATACATGAAGACCCTCAAAGTTCCTAGCGAGCTCTTGGCCTCCACTAGAGACTATGTTAAAAAAGCGATGGAGCATCCCGCTTACAACAATGACGA TTATCCTTGGTCTTTAAACGACTTTGACATAGGAACAAAGCTAGGCGAGGGTAAATTCGGGAAAGTTTATCTTGCAAAGGAGAAAAAAACCGACTTCCTAGTAGCCCTCAAAACATTGATCAAAAAGGAACTTGTTAAGAACAAAGTAGAACGTCAAGTGCTTCGGGAAATTGAAATACAGAGCAACCTTAA GCACCCCAATATCTTGCAACTCTTGACCTGGTTTCATGACTCCCACCGCATTTACCTTGTTTTGGAATATGGTGGAAAAGGAGAGCTATACAATCATCTGAAAGCGGCCCCCAATGGAAGGTTTGATGAAGAGACCGCGGCAAAATATGTTTATCAGGTGGCTGATGGTCTTGAATATTGCCACCAGAACAATGTCATCCACCGAGATATTAAGCCAGAAAATCTAATCCTCACTATCACTGGGGACGTCAAGGTAGCTGATTTCGGTTGGTCTGTGCATACTCAGTCCATGAATCGCAAGACTATGTGCGGCACTTTAGATTATTTGGCTCCTGAGATGGTAGATGGGAAACGCTACAAACACTTTGTAGATTATTGGTGTCTAG GTATTTTATGTTATGAATTTTTGCACGGATATCCTCCCTTTGAAAGCAAAGAACCAAACGACACGTACAAGCGAATTAGGAACAGagatttgaaatatgaaagATTTATAAGTGTGGGAGCCAGGGACCTTATTGATCGG TTGGTGGTGATAGATGGCAAGGAGCGTCTAAATTTGAAGGGAGTCATGACTCATCCCTGGATTGAGGAAAAGTACAAGCGTAAATTATAG
- the LOC136415490 gene encoding uncharacterized protein yields MRRQSPPRMRHRSPPPRRRRHSMSPLSRSQPVPPGEERNKSKLQFDPPNKNNKRFRSRSREREWSGRSLDRPIDREPPFITFEEHDRPRGRDRRPEERERDRNNRLGTRDLDLKRRAHPRGQIIPDHYEESYLDHAPTFNNKGGLPRGPEIILDPSVMNFSPFSQERVSPENARNAPERPLRRESPPRERRRSPVNFHSSAHRPKIEKGESEKDRLQRLEKLVEKLVERNIKPESAKSSSSTAFSSSPSDKKIAELIPSNTRFTTSMWLNSIHEECLRRNYDEKTCIRFTKDQMTSIMKAWFKTVSSYDFTWPELKLLITRTFPDNIDFAQTLKVLALRDKTVDETLTQYYFSKLYLCEACKISGENAVSCMIDGLNNPFMKQDVRAQNFLTPEALYSEYLSKCPERDIPVHADPRETREVVMPQEYTSQPQFIPIDVQHPQDPMTYHEMKEQDRRRCYTCKKVGHKALDCRHAPICYNCSRRGHIAAKCPSATVHLISIEGGKIPIKQCKVNASKYFGLIDTGSTAVTIKRQVAKELGLHQECSSKVLDVFGGGRVGVSGEVEVLLEVDNVERMVKALVVDDYVQEVPVIIGQEYLSQVCFYQVEAEIVVCENLRN; encoded by the coding sequence ATGAGACGCCAATCCCCGCCCCGTATGAGACATCGTTCGCCACCTCCGCGAAGGCGACGTCATTCCATGAGCCCCCTGTCTCGCAGTCAGCCTGTGCCCCCTGGGGAAGAACGAAATAAAAGCAAACTACAATTTGACCCAcctaacaaaaacaataaaaggtTCCGCAGTAGGTCTAGAGAGAGAGAATGGTCGGGCAGGTCATTGGATAGACCTATTGACCGAGAACCTCCATTTATTACGTTTGAAGAGCATGATCGCCCCAGAGGACGGGACAGACGTCCAGAAGAGCGCGAGAGAGATAGAAACAATAGACTTGGAACAAGAGATTTGGATTTGAAAAGAAGAGCTCACCCTAGAGGCCAAATAATACCAGATCACTATGAAGAGAGCTACCTTGATCATGCACCAACATTTAATAACAAGGGAGGATTGCCAAGAGGTCCTGAAATAATATTGGACCCTTCAGTTATGAATTTTTCGCCTTTCAGTCAAGAAAGGGTATCTCCAGAGAATGCTAGAAACGCACCCGAGAGACCATTGCGCAGGGAGTCGCCTCCAAGAGAACGACGGAGATCGCCTGTAAATTTTCATAGTTCTGCTCATCGtccaaaaatagaaaaagggGAATCTGAGAAGGACCGCTTACAACGCCTAGAAAAATTAGTAGAGAAGCTTGTTGAGAGAAACATAAAGCCAGAGTCTGCAAAAAGTTCTAGTTCTACTGCATTCTCTTCGTCGCCCTCTGACAAAAAGATAGCAGAGCTTATTCCAAGCAACACGAGGTTCACCACTTCCATGTGGTTGAACAGCATACATGAGGAGTGTTTGAGGCGCAATTATGATGAGAAAACCTGCATCAGGTTCACAAAGGATCAAATGACAAGCATCATGAAGGCCTGGTTCAAGACTGTGTCCAGTTATGACTTCACTTGGCCTGAGCTAAAGCTTCTGATAACCAGAACCTTCCCAGACAACATCGATTTTGCTCAAACTCTCAAAGTATTGGCTTTGAGAGATAAAACTGTAGATGAGACTTTGACACAGTATTACTTCAGCAAGTTATATTTGTGCGAAGCCTGCAAAATTAGTGGGGAAAATGCAGTATCCTGCATGATAGATGGTTTGAATAATCCTTTTATGAAGCAGGATGTTAGAGCCCAGAATTTCTTGACTCCTGAAGCCTTGTATTCTGAGTACTTGTCCAAGTGTCCCGAGAGAGATATCCCAGTTCATGCAGACCCTAGAGAGACCCGTGAAGTTGTAATGCCTCAGGAATATACATCACAACCTCAATTTATTCCGATAGATGTTCAGCATCCACAGGACCCCATGACATACCATGAAATGAAAGAGCAGGACCGACGTCGGTGTTACACATGCAAGAAAGTAGGGCATAAGGCGCTGGATTGTCGGCATGCCCCTATTTGTTATAACTGCAGCCGCAGAGGACACATTGCAGCTAAGTGTCCCTCAGCTACTGTGCATCTGATATCAATAGAAGGAGGGAAAATTCCAATAAAGCAGTGCAAAGTTAATGCATCAAAGTATTTTGGCCTAATTGATACTGGTTCGACAGCAGTGACTATCAAGAGACAAGTGGCAAAGGAATTAGGACTGCATCAGGAGTGCTCATCAAAGGTGCTAGATGTATTCGGCGGAGGACGAGTGGGGGTTTCTGGAGAAGTTGAGGTTTTACTAGAAGTTGACAATGTGGAAAGGATGGTAAAGGCATTAGTGGTTGATGACTATGTACAGGAAGTACCGGTTATAATAGGGCAAGAGTATTTGTCCCAGGTCTGCTTCTATCAAGTTGAAGCGGAGATTGTAGTGTGTGAGAATCTAAGGAATTAG
- the LOC136415596 gene encoding pyrimidodiazepine synthase-like isoform X1 → MSSSHLSKGSVEPPRQDGLLRLFSMQLCPFAHRVKLVLKAKQIPHDIVNINLMVKPEWYLQIHPEGKVPALVHGEKVVVESLDICDYLDENFPENPLYPVEPALKQKDKEVIQKISTAVEAFNKCLFGNEVHTPDEAVTVLLEALQPLNDELSNRGTAFFGGDKPKMVDYMFWPWAERVGSIALKFEQKLPFLDNHIPVLLKWRKDMRNDPAVTELYVGPKAFWKVAECKIRNEIPDYDSILCA, encoded by the exons ATGTCCTCCAGCCACTTATCTAAAG GTTCTGTGGAACCTCCAAGGCAAGATGGGCTGTTGCGGCTCTTCTCTATGCAGTTATGCCCTTTCGCTCACCGCGTCAAATTGGTCTTGAAAGCTAAGCAAATCCCCCATGATATAGTCAACATCAACTTAATGGTAAAACCTGAATGGTATTTGCAGATCCATCCCGAAG GTAAAGTGCCGGCCTTAGTTCATGGTGAGAAGGTGGTGGTAGAAAGCCTGGATATATGCGACTATTTAGACGAGAACTTTCCGGAAAATCCCTTGTATCCAGTGGAGCCagctttgaaacaaaaggaTAAAGAGGTTATTCAGAAAATAAGCACAGCTGTTGAAGCTTTCAATAAATGCCTTTTTGGGAATGAGGTTCACACACCCGATGAAGCAGTCACAGTATTACTTGAAGCATTACAGCCTTTGAATGATGAACTTTCAAACAGAGGTACTGCATTTTTTGGAGGTGACAAGCCTAAGATG GTTGATTATATGTTTTGGCCTTGGGCAGAAAGGGTGGGCAGCATTGCCTTAAAATTCGAGCAAAAACTGCCCTTCTTAGATAACCACATTCCAGTTTTGCTTAAATGGAGGAAGGACATGCGCAATGATCCAGCAGTTACAGAACTCTATGTTGGACCTAAGGCATTTTGGAAGGTAGCTGAGTGTAAAATTCGGAATGAGATCCCTGATTATGATTCAATTTTGTGTGCCTAA
- the LOC136415562 gene encoding WW domain-binding protein 11, whose amino-acid sequence MGRRSINTTKSGKYMNPTDQARKEARKQELKKNKKQRQMVRAAVLKGKDPHQILEEMEKIDQMEFNVNQPSPLNEKVLREKRKKLRDTLDRVMGMYHKDDQDKFADLKKRQLEYEVKRAQLVAFFESVKTAQSVTVDEIPLPQLPQQNVATSIPLPVGERKPEVAIYSIATALKFQALGIPVREPPGCPPGPPPDINDEGEVEDFSFKNVSLEDERIVEEMTADEGNESTSQNPNVPVGKPTSLQQKMVALSGQNVDEFMKEMETVHKKKEREDAESLLPPGTNEPVPTLPAMPPSNPPPSMPPPLIYATGSGIRLPPGPPPGRPLMPPGPPPGLPPIRLPGTGPRLIRIPVPPLVPQTIPKPNILSAAPQLINRNESTKQGATISAKPQIRNLSADVTRFVPSTLRVKREEKKWKPVTSLARELKQKEMHLNNQLVGGQHKDDAYKRFMEEMEGLM is encoded by the exons ATGGGTCGCCGGTCAATCAACACCACCAAGAGTGGGAAATACATGAATCCCACAGATCAAGCAA GAAAAGAGGCGAGAAAGCAGGAACTGAAGAAGAACAAAAAACAAAGACAAATGGTAAGGGCAGCTGTACTCAAAGGTAAAGACCCACATCAGATCCTTGAGGAAATGGAGAAAATAGATCAAATGGAGTTCAACGTAAACCAGCCGTCTCCACTCAACGAAAAAGTGCTGAGGGAGAAACGGAAAAAATTGAGAGATACGTTAGATCGAGTAATGGGCATGTACCACAAAGATGATCAGGATAAATTTGCTGACTTGAAAAAAAGGCAGCTGGAATATGAAGTGAAAAGGGCTCAGTTGGTCGCGTTTTTTGAGTCTGTAAAAACTGCCCAAAGTGTGACAGTGGATGAAATTCCATTACCCCAATTGCCACAACAGAATGTGGCCACTTCAATCCCATTACCTGTAGGGGAGAGGAAGCCTGAAGTTGCAATTTATTCTATTGCAactgcattaaaatttcaagcatTAGGGATACCAGTAAG aGAGCCTCCAGGGTGTCCCCCAGGTCCCCCACCAGACATTAATGATGAAGGAGAAGTTGAAGACTTTTCTTTTAAGAATGTTTCTTTAGAAGATGAGCGTATTGTTGAAGAAATGACTGCAGATGAAGGCAACGAATCAACTTCTCAAAACCCAAATGTTCCAGTAGGCAAACCCACATCCCTTCAGCAGAAAATGGTTGCTCTTTCTGGACAGAATGTGGATGAGTTTATGAAAGAAATGGAAACTGTGCACAAGAAAAAGGAGAGAGAAGATGCAGAATCATTGCTCCCACCAGGCACTAATGAACCAGTTCCTACTTTACCAGCAATGCCACCTTCCAACCCACCACCTTCAATGCCTCCCCCACTTATTTATGCGACTGGGAGTGGAATTCGATTACCTCCAG GTCCCCCACCAGGCAGACCTCTCATGCCTCCTGGACCACCCCCTGGTCTTCCACCAATTAGACTACCGGGAACAGGACCCCGTCTCATTAGAATCCCAGTGCCACCCTTAGTACCTCAAACCATACCCAAACCCAACATATTGTCAGCGGCTCCTCAGTTAATCAACCGCAACGAATCAACCAAACAAGGAGCGACCATATCGGCGAAGCCTCAAATTCGGAATCTCAGCGCTGACGTTACGCGATTTGTGCCCTCAACATTGAGGGTAAAGCGAGAAGAGAAGAAGTGGAAACCAGTGACGAGTTTGGCAAGAGAATTGAAGCAGAAGGAGATGCACTTGAACAATCAGCTAGTTGGGGGGCAACACAAAGATGATGCTTATAAGAGATTTATGGAGGAGATGGAAGGGTTAATGTAG
- the LOC136415406 gene encoding transmembrane protein 177 has protein sequence MSKIGLKIKTWLLSESGKNWLFIGTSTVNISLILGHVLPHTILVTQYKDLVRLYNKGVSVPVSDVLLQRFEKTLDLLNIDKCERFRFEAFMSSGFDMFSIGAPGRFGVHIGMPVNFRYGKEKDVDKSKIRVNQASVIWDTDEGRQLIKSLIVPENAQLYAIARDIKMRDSFKLGFDTVYAFFFCSMTYTVCTMLNQKLNLYVKPRGLRFLSYSLIGLFNLGYYVMMKDFTQNYYEEKIDLELKELSPIFAEGGREFYGKILERNKALRVLMGKEGESVYTALGNDNFFLRNKHLPIVQRKAFFEEKSEIEENAVAN, from the exons ATGTCAAAAATAGGCCTCAAAATTAAAACGTGGTTGCTTTCTGAAAGCGGCAAAAACTGGTTGTTTATTGGGACCAGCACCGTAAACATCTCACTGATCTTAGGACATGTTTTGCCCCACACCATTTTGGTAACCCAATACAAGGACTTAGTCCGCCTTTACAA CAAGGGAGTCTCAGTGCCTGTCTCAGATGTCTTACTTCAACGCTTTGAAAAAACTCTAGATTTACTGAATATAGACAAATGTGAAAGGTTCCGTTTTGAGGCATTCATGTCTAGTGGCTTTGACATGTTCAGCATAGGAGCACCTGGGCGTTTTGGAGTACACATTGGAATGCCTGTGAATTTCCGGTATGGTAAGGAAAAGGATGTGGACAAGTCTAAAATAAGG GTCAATCAAGCATCAGTTATTTGGGATACTGATGAAGGTAGGCAGCTGATAAAATCCCTGATAGTACCAGAGAATGCTCAGCTGTATGCTATAGCTAGAGACATAAAAATGAGAGACAGCTTTAAACTTGGCTTTGACACTGTATATGCATTTTTCTTCTGCAGTATGACATACACAGTCTGCACAATGTTAAATCAGAAACTGAACTTGTATGTCAAACCTCGAGGTCTTAGGTTTCTTTCCTACTCCTTAATTGGGTTATTCAATTTGGGGTATTATGTGATGATGAAGGACTTTacacaaaattattatgagGAGAAAATTGACTTAGAGTTGAAGGAGCTGAGTCCAATTTTTGCTGAGGGCGGCAGGGAGTTTTATGGCAAAATTTTAGAGAGGAATAAGGCATTGAGGGTTCTGATGGGCAAAGAGGGGGAGAGTGTCTATACTGCATTGggaaatgacaattttttccttaggAATAAGCATTTGCCTATAGTCCAGAGGAAAGCCTTTTTTGAGGAGAAAAGTGAGATTGAAGAAAATGCAGTAGCAAATTGA